DNA sequence from the Candidatus Paceibacterota bacterium genome:
AAATTTTGGGTTACCGACTATTACTGATTGTGTGTAAAGGGAGAAGAATGAATGGTCATATTCCCCATATGCGAGTATCAGATCAAAGAGGCGTTTGTAGAGGCCATAGGTGGTAAGTTCCTTTCCAACTCCATAGGTAAGGTGCACTTTTTTCTTGTCTATATTGCACTGTAAACGCATGCAGCCGCGGTGCCAGACGGATACCAACGTCTCGTATTTTGAGAAAAAATCTTCCAGGTAGTTCTCAAAATGATAGTCACTGTAGTTTAGTATCCTGAAGTTTACACGCTCTTTCTTTAAAAGTACGACCAGGTCATCGACAAGATCATGATGTTGTTCAATGGGAAAGAAAACACCAGCATCTACAATGAATTCAGCTTCATCCTTAAGATGCACATACACGTTCTTGTATACGTAGTATTGAAATGGGTAAAAGATGACAAACCCTATTTTTGCATTTGGGTTCGTATTATCTTCCACAACGTCTCTTTTGTTCATATTTCCTAGGTGGCATTTGAAAGTGTCTGCGTCGTTGAGGTGGTAATTTATGGTTAAGATGACACATTAAGAATATAACATTATGTTTAGAATCCGAAGAATTCAAGGATGCGGTGAGCAATGGGTTCATGCAACTCTTCTTCGTCGAGTTTTTCTAGAAGCATTTGGCGGACTTGCTCCGGTGAGGTGTTGCGAAGTGGAATAACAAGGTACGACATTAGGAATCGCTGAGATTTTACAATAAGTGCCGGTGAGTCGTCTTCTTCATCCTCCTCTACCCAGAACGACTCCAGGGTAGTGAATGGGTAGAGGGTATCGTCAATCACAATACCACGACGACCAATCTCAAATCGCATCAGATCAGGTTTTTTTGCGGCAAGAAGCGCAATGGTAAAGGCCCCGACAAATATGAGGAGCGCAAAGAGGATATTCTCAAAGAGTATTGCGGTGATCGCGCCGGAGAGTGCGATGATGCCGAGTGCCCAAAACCAATCACCGCTTTTCTCAGTGTGGTCGTGCTCGAAATCTTGCCAACTAATTGAATTCATATGAGTAGGTAGAAGGAGCGCTGGGCGCGTTTTATACGCTTATAGTATCACGAGAGCGCTAAAGAGAGCACCACAGGTGTGTGAGTTACGTCACACTTTCTCCGTCTTCGGTTTTCTGCTCAACCGGCTTCTCTCCTCGGCTTCTCTTTGAGAAGAAGTAATAGTAGAGAATATCCAAGATTCCGGCAGTGTTGATGACAAGGAGTGCAATGAACCACCATTTATCAGACCCACGTGCAGCTTTCCACAACGCAAGCCCCTTCCAGGTGATGGTCCACACCATAAGGACGAGAAACAGAAAAAAGAATAGTGAGCTTTCTGTGTGCATACCAAAGAATAATTGATTCATATCATTATTGTAGCAACATAGGGATAAATCTCAAATAAAAAACAGATGGCACAAAGCCACCTGTTTTTATCACTGCGGAGGAGGTGGGACTCGAACCCACAAGCGGTTTCCCGCGCCTGTTTTCAAGACAGGTCCGTTACCAATTCCGGGCACTCCTCCAATATGTAGTGAAGCTATACTACCAGATTAGAAGAG
Encoded proteins:
- a CDS encoding DUF5652 family protein, with the protein product MNQLFFGMHTESSLFFFLFLVLMVWTITWKGLALWKAARGSDKWWFIALLVINTAGILDILYYYFFSKRSRGEKPVEQKTEDGESVT